In the Phocoena phocoena chromosome 14, mPhoPho1.1, whole genome shotgun sequence genome, TTTGCTGAGTGGAGGTCCCTGGTCATCTGCTCTGACGGGGCTTTGCGCTGAACTCTATGCTAACTCCCCCTCCTTGTAATAAACTGACTTGGAGTCTGAGGCCCCTAAAATCACCTCAAGGTCAAGGCTGTATCAGTTTTGTTTCCAAGCACCTCGAGTAATGTTTGGCAAATAATCGGGATCCAGTGAGTGTTGAATGTGGAAACTATTCCTCCACCTTGgaatattctttctctctcctccgcCCACCTGGCAGGGAGCGGCTGAAATTTCACCTCATTCTTGAAGCTTTCTGCAGCCTGAAGTGATTGCTTCATCATTTGTAGGATTAAAGAATTCAAAAGGGCTTTAGCAGGGACGAGCTGACACAAGTAGATGAAAAGGGAGgaacagggacctccctggcggtccagcggatAAGACTGAGTTCCCaatgcaggattttttttctggttgcggcatgcgggatctagttccccgaccagggatcaaggtcagggaactagatcccgtatgccgcaaccaaaaaagatcctgcgtgccacaaagaagatcctgcatgctgaaactaagacccagcacggccaaaataaatatcttttaaaaaaaaatgaggaacaaTGTAAAGGGCTAAGGCCCTTTcaattctaggaatttatcttttTACTCGAGAAGGTTCTCGGTTTCTATTGTCTCCAATATTCCCTTGGCCCACAGATTAGAGAGTCTGGTCTTTTCAAGTGTTTATGGCTTAGCCCCCAGCCAGACCGTAAAGCTACTTAACAACAGGGACCAGGTGTTGTATGCCTTTGTCACAGGGCATTGTCAATGCTCAGTAAGCACTCGTTGATTGCCTATATAATACCCTGTACTTTGACCTCTTCCACTGAGGGGACAAGAGATTGGGAAAGGGAGTGAAGAATGACTGTTGGCCTTAGAAAACAGAAATCTGTTCCCGTCTCTGCCCATCTTTTCTCATCCGTCATTCTGCAGACATATGGGTATAGGACTGACCTctcccacatccttgccaagcCTTTTATGGAACGTTGCAAATGACCTGTGAGGAAGAATTACCATAAGGCAGCTGGTCTATGTTGGGCACTATGCCCAAGTGTCTCTGCCCCTTGTGAGtaggtggatgaatggatggatggatgaatggatggatagatagaaggATGGATATGTGGGTGGGTAGATGtcctgatggatggatggatggatgggttaATGGACTgatggagggatgggtggatggatggttggatggatgggtcGATGGactgatgggtggatggatggactgaATTAAGTAATATCAGTCAGAGGCCTGAGTGTTCTTCACCCCTAGCCCTGATCACACTGAGCCAGGTGCTCTCATAGTCCAGGGCAAAGGACACCTGCTCAGTTCCAGGATGAATCTAAGGTCAACGTCTTCTGTCTGTAGTGGGTTTCCTTAGACATTACATCTCCTCAACTGGTACCAACTAATAGAACCTGTTGAAAAACAGAGACGTTCCTCTCATAATTCCAAACAGGGTCATACTCACAATGCCATCAGTCCCTGTTCTCACATTGCCTCACTGGCCACAGCCCGGCTACAGAAAAAAGTCTGTCCTTAGGCCCTTCAGAAACACTCGCTCTTGCTTCTTCCACCTCCCTATGGCTAGGATGGAGCCCCATGGGGCACCAAAGGGAAGGTGATATAAAGTCGTCTGACCCCAGCATCATTTATCTGGCTGCCAAAACCACCAAGAACAATAGCTGTGAGCAGAGTCCCAGTGTCTGGCTTTTGCCAAGGCTTTATGGGTGACTCTCTCACCTTTCAACAAACACTCATTATTGTTCCCCACCTCCTTAGTATCCATACTGTGCTGAAGACATTGTGAAATCCCTAGGCCCTTCTTCCCCATCCTGGAGACAATTATAAAGATTGCTACAGGCTTACCCACCCTGACCAGGCAATATAAACTCAGTGCACATGCCCTGGAGAAATCAGTTGGAGGTTCCAGGCACCTGGGATCTGCAGGTCAGTGGTGGACAGGCAGTATTCtacctttctctgttttcttctccctctgtcaATAGCTCTGATATGCCACCTCTTTTTAACTCCTCCTGGCAAGCTCTCTAGTTAGCAAGGTATCCCCTACATAGATCACCATGGGATGCTAAATAAGTCTAGGGTcacatagaaggaatttggggagAAGGTATAGGTTAAGTcgagatttttaaatatttaggacCACCGGTTTTAGAAAGTAATTTCAGAAGAACTCATCTAGGCAAGTGGTATTCAACAATGTTTTATGAAGCTTGAGGTTCCTTAGGGATGCCCCAGtgcctttttggttttttggggggttttttgcagtgtacattattttagttttattttttaaaaattcaaaaaaatttttaaagtaatttttattggaatatagttgatttacattgtgttagtttctgctgtacggcaaagtgagttatacatatacatcttttTTAGATGTATACATCCactcttttatagattcttttcccatataggtcattacagagtattgagtagagttccctgtgctctacagtaggttcttattgattatctattttatatatagtagagtgttTAGTTACCAAGGGcgaatggggggagggataaattgggagattgggattgacatacacacccAGTGCCTGCTTCAGTAGTCAAAGCTAGCTGGGTCCTGGTGTCATCATCGTTCTCTGCTTCTGCAAAAGCAGgtgtcttttatccatttaacTTTCATTAGTGTCTGTGTAAAATTTCCTTGTGAAAcctaaaatagttttgaaaaatattgaccTTGCCCAACCCCTCATTCCAACGATAAGAATTTGGAGGCCTAGGGAATAAAGGAATTTTCCAAGGTGACAAAATAAATTGGTAGCAGAGTTAGGTCTGGAACCAACCTTGCCATCCGAATCTGCGGTGAGTGTTCCTATGTCCTGCTCATGAGCACCAGTGTGTCTCAGCTGGGGCAGATGGAGAGAGCTACAAGCTATGCTTTGTGGCTTCAAGAGCTTGTTAACTTTTTATAAGGGAAAATGTGTCTatacagaaaacaataaataacacactGAAATTTAATGGGACTTCAGAGTAAGTTTGCAATGGTAAAGAGTCTTTAAACTCTGAGTCATGGAATCGTGGATTGTTTGATCTTGAAAGAATCTTAATAACCACATCCTCTAACTCCATGATTTTATAGATGCTGAAAACTGAAGATTGGAGGGTAAGTGACATGAACTTGTATGTCTGAGCTATTTCTCTGAGCTGATAATTAACTTGGCAGAACTTGATACTCAACCTATAGATAATAATGCCATGTCCAGTGACCTTAATGTCAAAGATTTGAATGGACAATGATGAGGTAGGGAAATGAAAGATatctttcactgtcgtggcctctcccgttgcggagcacaggctccggatgcgcaggctcagcggccatggctcacgggcccagccgctccgtggcatgtgggatcttcccggaccagggcacgaacccgcgtcccctgcatcggcaggcggactctcaaccactgtgccaccagggaagcccgaaagatAACTTTGAGTATGCCTACCGAGAAGATAAGAAAGAAGTCTCATTGCCTGGGAGGTGGTTTAGTGTCCACGGAGAAGTGAGATACACTTAAGATAAGTATATCATACAGTGGGAAGCCAATGTAGATTCTAGAGCTGGATGGGGATGTGATGAAAGCAGTACTTAGAATACAAGTCCAGAAAGCTCACATAGGTTGGGCTGGGTTAAGGCAGAGAAACCAGGAATACAGGTGCAGTTTCAATGgttatgaagaaaacaaagttatatttAAAGAAGTTATTTATTGGGACTTGATAAATCTGACATAGGGTCAGGAAAAGTGGGAGAAATTGTCAGCAGTTCTCAGGATTTGAATCTACCTGTCTAGAGGAAGATTATGGCAGTGAGAGAGATGAAACCAGGAGGGATGAATGAGCTGGGAGGAGAAGGTGAATTTGACCTTAGATGAATTTGGTTGGGTATGATGGCAGGATATCCAAAGGGTGGTGTCCTGTAGGCTGTTGGAGATAAAGGAGGATGTTCAGTctggacttggaaggcattacAGAAAGATGATCTTGCAGCTGAGGAAATGGATGGATTGCAGCTTCATGTGATATAAAAGAGAAGAGCTTAGGACCTTGGCCAGTGACTTCCAGGTTTAGGGGTGACCCCCAAACAAAGGGAGAATCTACAATGCATCTgagaaggagagaatggagaggtgtgaATCAATATCAAGGGGTCCCAGGGGGACAATGGCCAAAGATCAgaggaatcaaaaaagaaaacaatcttcaGAGTTGGCTCCACAGAAGTTAATATCTGTCTTGGAGAGAACAGATTCCATGGAGATAGTGTGTAGGAGGATGAAGGAGAGGCTGGAACAGGTGTGATGTGCAAAAGAGCATGGGGAAGCCCAGGGCTATTTGGTGGTGGTATTTGATCCAAGATAGGTGAATTGATGAGGTCTGAGACAGCCAAGGATGGGGTCCAGAGAGGGGTATAGACCAAAGTCCAGTGAAAGGTCACTTGGGGACAATAGGGAAGGGAAAGCTTGGGGAATGGAGTTTGTGGTGCACTGGGAGGGATCATGGCAAACACTCAAAACCAGGAGCCCAGGCTCTCTGATGGACTAGAAGTCAGTTTCTCACTCCTACACAATCCTCACTTCATCACAATCTATACCAGGACCCCAGGCAGGGGTTCCTGATATGGGAGTCTGTAGGAGAGACACTAGAATTTGGGGCTGGACCAGGACAAGAAGACTCCAGCGATCCAGCTGGACTTGATCAGTCCTGAATTTCTGCCAGCTCTTTGAGCTGACACGGACCAAGAGTGGGAGTCATCAGCTTGCCTATCCAGCTTTACACAGGGACCCTCCACTTTGTCTGCTCCAGCCAGCCCTTGGCACGGCTGCGAGGCTGGCCATATTTCTGCTGCTCCAACCAAAGAAGCTTGGCCAAGGGAGAGCACAGCATCTCACTCACATGGGCTTGCATGGACGCCATGCTGCTGTCGACCTATCAGGGCTGGGGGATCATCTGGTCTTTTGTTACTAAAAGTGTGGTCCAGGGACCAGCAACATTAATGTCATTTGGTTGCATGTTTGAAACGCAGTCTTAGGTCCCGCCCCAGACCTAgggaatcagaatctgtattttaacaagagtTGCAGGTGATTTACACGTTTATTAGAGAGGGAGAAGAACTGAGCTAGTGTATAAGTTCCCAAGACCAGTTGATCACTGAGTCATTCAAGAACCTTCAGCCCAGGGAATAGTACTTCTCAAGAGTCCCCCAGGTGATACGATGGGCAGGCACATTTTGGAAAGCCAATAACTGTAATCGAacgcttcattaaaaaaaaaattaaaacttaccaTATACtacaaaggaaatttattttcatataaggaaaaatgttgaaatgataaagtaaataaataaaaatcacccataatcttGTCAGCCGTAGATAAGTGCTGTAAAATGTCGAACATCTTTGTTTCTATGTATGTGGGCagatttaaatggaatcataatgcACACATTATTTATAACCTGtgcttttcacttaatatattttgaccatttttatatcataaaatgtttttctacatCGTCTTTAATGTACACATACTTTCTTatttaccataattttttaaCCAATCACCTGTTATTGTGCAGGTAGATTATTTTCAGCTTTATAAAAAATGATGCCGTGAACAtctttattattaaacatttggGCAATTCCTTATTTTCCCATAAAATAAGGGCAACAGATGAAATTACAAAGAACATCGAATGCTTTAAGACTCTGGTTCACATCACCAACATCCATCCAGAGTTTGTACTCCTGTGATCCTTTGTTCTCACCAACCCTTAAACTCTCACTGCAAAGCCAAGGATTaggaaatgacttgtccaaggtgaTCAAGTGGCAGATCCAGTACTAAAAGCCATCTTGGCTAAGTCCTTCTTCTAAGATCCAGGCCATGTTGCTCAGGGATGCTGAGATGGCCGGAAGTCCTGCCATCAGCATCAGTCTGCTTCTCCTTACCTGCTTCCCAAAATGTCCCTCAGTGTCACTCTCTCCTGCTCTGAGCCCTGCTTCCTCATTCCTACCTttctcctatttcctcttcttttctgctttcttatcctttctcttctctttcctttcttccttgttgAGAGAATCAGCCCTAGCCATCCTTGCTTTTACTTTTCTGGGCTATTCTCCAAGTCCTACCACCCTCATGCCCTGATTGGCTCTGGGTTTCTTTCCATGCTGGATTCTGGAATGGCCTTTCTGAAGGTGGTCATTTCAGGGAAACGCTCTAGGGACGGATGATCCAACCGGAATGAGTGGAGCCATGTGAAGCTCTGTGGTTTAGGGTCTGTACAGGAACACTGGCTTCAGTTTTTAGATCATTCCTCCTCAAAAACGCAAGTCTGTGTATCTCAAGCCTGTGCTGTTTTCCATCTGGAACAGAACAGGGGAGTGTGCATGGTCTCTCACAGATCACAGTCTTGGCAAAGCGATCCAGTCCCCAGAACAACACTCTCTAACTGCAGAGAGACCCCGTCCTGGCTGCAGGCGGGAGGTTCCTCCTAGTAGCGCTGTCcagaggaggcagggggaggtggTGACTCTAAGGCCAGGCTGGGAGTGGGACAGGATGTCAGTCAGGTTCTTCCTTAAACTGTGGGGCTAGAGCACACCCCACCCCAGTCTGAGCCCCAGGAAGGGCTCCTGGCTGAACTCTTTGGGAAACCTGTCATCCTGTTTCCCAGAACCGGTGGCACCAGTGCACAGTCAAGCTCGACTCGGGTGGCCCCAAATGAGGGAGACTCAGAGCTGCCTGGAGCTTGCTGGGCCGAGGAGCCCTTGGTGGATTCTGGTAGGGCTCTTATAGATAAGCACCTAGTGAGAAAtttccaccctgtgattgggtaATTTGGCTCCTTGGGATGTCTGCTCCCTAGCTCCACCCCCTTCTTTCTCTGacagccccccctttttttaaattacagccattctttttaaaaaaaatttcattgagatatagttgacttacaatgttgtgttagtttcaggtgtacaacaaagtgattcttttttagattcttttccattataggttattacaagatattgagtatagttccctgtcctatacagtaggtccttgttggttatccatctgttttacatatattagtgtgtatatcttaatcccaaactcctaatttatgcccctcctttcccctttggtaaccataagtttgttttccatgtttgtgagtctacttctgttttgtaaataagttcatttttaacattttttaatattccacatataagcgatattatatgatatttgtctttctccgtctggcttatttcacttagtataatctctgggtccatccatgttgctgcaaatggcattatttcattcttttttatggctgagtaatattccatcgtgtatatatgccacatcttctttatccattcatcctctgacagccctttttttccttccctctcagcAAGGACCAGTCACCCCTGATTGCAGGAATGTGCTCCCTCCCCATGGCAATATACTACATGTAAGTCTTCCTGGAGTCTTCCTTTTCCTAATCAGGGGGTCTGGAGatgacagaggaagaggaaagagggctGAATCAGTCTCCTTCTCACCCCAGAAATCTCAAGTGCCCCATAATTAAGCTTAATTATCATCATAGTCACAAAAGCTTTCTTTCCTGAACTTCTGCAAGATGCCAGCCATTCTACTGCCCTGCCTGTATCCTGAGAAACCTACAAAGGGGGCATTACtaagcccattttatagatttggaaactgaggctcaaagaggttataAAGTACCTAATGTCACACAGCGCCAGGACTCAGACTCCAGGTTCTCTGTGCTGCTCCGGACTCCATTCTCTAAAAGCTCAGAGATAATTTTGAATCTCAGTGACAGCATCTTTGTATGTTAGCCTCTGTGGCCTCTATTCCCAGTCTGGGCTTCCAACTCTTACCTGCATTTTATCTCACTTGACATTTGAGTCTTTACTTCTAGTTTACCGCTTTATTGTCTGTGATTTTTGTTGTAAATTATCTCAAGCTCTTCGAGGAATGAGTTAAggcatgataaaaataaaatgggattgACACCTGGGATGCATTTCCTCAGCTCCTCCGTGGGCCCATCTTATCCTAGACATGGGGGGTCGGTCAGGGCCTCTGGGAAGGTACAACGTAGCTGGGAAGACAAGACACAAGTGCATGGACCACGCAGATGACAAAACAGATGTCAACTCTCTGGGGTATCTAGCCTGGGTTCTGGTCTCTGAACAGAATATTGCTGGCAGCTAAGTTATCCACAGTTCTTGGTTGTCCAGGTTGGAGGGAGAAGGCCAGCTGGCAAACCCAGGCTCTTTTCAGATCTTCGTTTTTATTGTACAGGGGAACCTGCTTTAAACACATACTAAGGGTATTATAATTAGCTGTTACTGAGAGAGAAGAATCTCCTGGAAGTGTGGTGTTGGCCAGGAGGTTCTGCTCTTGAATATAAGGAGGGCTCCCCAGGCCTGAGAGCAGCTGATGACCATGTCTGAAACCAACCAGCCATGGGCTAGTAGCATGGGCGTGGCTTTGATGCTACACAGACTCACCACCGTTCCTTCTCAGCCTCCCTGGCATGCGTTTACCCTCCCAGGCTGATCGTCAGAACCACAGGCAATCCCAGTGCCAGCTCCCTGCTGACCACCTGTATTTGGCATCCATAGCCCAGCCCCGCCCAGCCCACCCCTTACACAGTCACCGGAGCAGGGTGGCCAGACTGGCATGCTTACCATCACATCGGACTTTTTCCCCCCTCATTTGTGGATTTTCTTCTATAAAGAGcctttaaaatatctgaaaaacaaacCACACGTTATTATATACTCAATTAATCCCTTTACTGAagagaataaacatatgaaaaattggGTGGGCCCAGAAAATCTGGGAGAAGGCTCACCATATCCCAGAGACATTGGAACCTCGTTAGGAAATTTCTCAGGGGAGGCACAGAAAAGGTCTGGAGCGTCAGGAAAACTCTCTACCCTTCAGTGGGAAGACGCAGGCTCCCGTCACCACCCTGAGGACCTGACAGGGGCCAAGCTTGGTAGGGACAGAGGTGCAGTCTCTGAAAATGTCACGAGCCCTGGGAGGACTCCCTTCGCCTAAGGCTGACctggtctttgttttgttttgtttttttgcggtacgcgggcctctcactgctgtggcctctcccgttgcagagcacagctccggacgcgcaggctcagcggccatggctcacgggcccagccgctccgcggcatgtgggatcttcccggactggggcacgaacccgtgtcccctgcatcggcaggcggactctcaaccactgtgccaccagggaagcccctgacctgGTCTGGACATGCTCTTGGGTGGAGTAGCACCCCTACTTCTCACCTGAAGAAGGAGAAGAGGCCCTAGTTCTCCATGCTGTCCTTCAGAGTGCGAGGTGGGAGGGCCGTGGGGCTCAGGGGTGCCTGAAGGGGGCGGGCCACCAGCACTGCCTCCTGTTTCAGAATTAAGGATGCAGATCAGAAGGCTCTGTGCACGAGAGACCGCCACCTCCTGGTGGGGGATCCCGCCGCAGACAACTGCCGTGCAGGAGCATCTGGGACCTCGACCCCCTGGGACTCACCCAAGCTCCGTCTACCCCAAGCTCTCCCTTTCCTACTGAAGGGTCAGGACCCCTGCAGGAGTCCCAGCTCACCCTGCAGCGTGCATGCAGGGGTGCGGCCAGCTGTGCCCCGGCCCAGCTCCTTCCTGTTAGAGCCTTAGCTTCTTGAAGAGCTTGTGATCTGGGGTCCCCTCATCTCctggctctcttttctcctccccccgccccaccccagagATGATCTGCATACTCCCCAACAGAGGCCTGGGCCACACCAGTTTCCCCGTCTTCCTGGGGATCCAGGGAGGCAGTCGTTGCCTGGCATGTGTGGAGACAGGGGAGGGGCCTTCCCTGCAGCTGGAGGTGAGAGACCGCGCCCTGTTCTGGGGGCCCCTGCAGACCTGGGCTGGCCTCCAGGGTGCTCTGGCATCTCTGCGCTCATCTGTGGACTCTGGCCAGGTCCACACATCCCTCCTGTTGAGGTTTCCACCATCTTTCCCTGCACCCAGCACCCAGACCCTTGCCTCCAGAACCTTCAGAGGGCAATTCCCTGGGGAAAGAGCCACCCTCTCAGGTCCCTTGTTGGCCAAGCCCCAGAAGCCTCGAGGGCTGACACGCAATCAGCAATCTTATCCAACCGCCGCCTTCAGGCTGGAGGCTGCTTCCTGACCTGACTGGTTTCTCTGTGGCTCGGCTGAGCCCCAAGATCCTGTACGACTCACCAAAGAGAGTGAGCCCTCAGCCTGCACTGAGCTCTACTTTGAACAGAGTCGGTAGAGAGGCAGGAAGCTGGGTTCTGGCCTGGCGCCCCCAAACCAAGCTCATTCTGCTCGGGGTCTGTGGGAGGCAGAATAATGgcgccccccaaagatgtccacatcctggtcgcagaacctgtgaatatgttaccttacacggCAGAAGGGACTTCACAAATGTGATTAAGGCTGCTCTATCCTGTAGTATCCCAGTGGGCCCAAGGTAATCAAACACCAGGGTCCTCCTATGAGGGAGGCGGGAGGCTGAGAGTCAGAGGGAGACTGGAAGATGCTATACCGCttactttgaagatggaggaaggggctgtgagccaaggaatgcaggtggtcCCTAGAAGCTGGAGAAGGGCAGGGAATGGGTTCTCCcgtagagcctccagaaggagcacagcCATGCCAACAACTTGACTTGAGCCCAGTGAAaaccatttcagacttctgacctccagaactgtaaaataataaatttatgttgttctAAGCCATTGcatttgtggtaacttgttacagcagctgtaGGAAACTGACACAGGGAGTGAGTGGGCCTCTGTGTGCACTATTCAATGCAAAGGGACTGGATAACTTGGCGAGTCCTTCTTGGAAGCCTGGCCATGGCTTCTCCTTTGGCCCCTCTGCTCTAGAGCTTCTAGAAACAACCGAGAAACTCCAGGCAGAACCCAGCTCTCCTCCTCTGTCCATGGACAATGTCTTGGGCTGCTTACAATTTCAGTTTTAGTTCAGGTCACGATTTTTTCTATCAGATACTTCTCAACGAATCAGTCATCCAGCCCACTGACCAGTACCATTAGTTGCCTGCTAGTGTTGATGTGTGAGGACCAAGCAGGAGCAGTGATGGAAAGGCAGTGAGCTTGGACTGGACGTACTGTTTAAGTTCACTGTGGAACTGATGAGTTGAGTTGACTGTTTACAGCTGGGAATATAGGGCTGGACCTCCACTGAGAGTTTGTAGTTAAAACTGACACTCATCCTCAGAGTCCCAAATCCCTCCCCATTTCGTAGAGGATCCATAGTCAAACAAGCTAGAGCAGAGAGCCCGTGGTATCAGGGCTCAGAGGGCTGGACTGCTGGTTCTCTTCCTCTTGTACAACCACTCAGCATCTGTCCAACATGTACTGTGGGCCAGGACATTTAAGAACAGTGTATCTTCACCCTCACAGCGACCCTGCAAGGCAAGTATTCTTACCTGCATTTGACAGGTAAAGAGACTAGACTAAAAGAAGTGACATACTTAACTCACTGAAGGTCACATAGGCTGTACATGTACATCTGGTCCATTTGACGCCAACATCGTTCCACAACTTTTTATTCCACTCTTATTCTAGGAGCAACAAAACTTAGCTTCCTTGGAGCTGATAATTGAGTGGAAGAAACACTAAACAAGCAAAttcacaaacaagaaaacaaacaagggcAATTTACATGAGAGAGGGTGAAGGCGGTAGGTATCCAATGGTAACGTTAGAGAGGGTGGTCAGGGGAGGTGACCCTGACTttttggaggaggtgacatttgagctgaggctGAAGGGCAGGAGGCAGTGGGACTCGAAAGTGATGCAGGAGAGAAATGACAAATGCACAGCCCTGAGACAGAAGGGGCTAATTGTGTCTGAATAACAGTGGAAGGCTGGGGGGCTGGACCCTGGAGAGGGTTAGGAGGTGGGCAAGAGAAACAGGTGCTGGATCACGGGGGCGTCTTGAAGGCAAATAaaggtttctatttatttttaagtgaaaatggaTGCAATGGGaagattttaagcagaggagagGCATACTGAGCTTTATGGTTCTGCTAAATTTAGATTCTTTCCCTGCCTCTCCATGACCTTCATGTGCCCCATTATTTTATCACCTGGCGATGACATCCTAACTATGTATTTATGTGCCGGGACTACTCTGTGCTTTTTGAGGGGGTGTAGTTCAATTTTGGGTCACCAGTGCCCAGGACAGCTGCTGGTACATTGAAGGTGATGAGTAAGTGCAAATTCTTGAACAAATTAATGGATGATCACTTGGTTCTCGTTAGACATTCAGGATACAGTGTGAGGACATCTATGGCAGCAAGGCAAACGGACGCCACTGTAGCATGGAGGTGCAGCTGGTGGAGAGGGCTGGACGGGTCTTCACAAAGGAAAGGGCATTTAATCTGGGCCTCAAAGAAAAAGTAGTTTCAGGGCAGAAAATGGGCCTTTCTAAGCAGAGGGAGCAACTAAGGAAGGTGTGATGGAGGAGAGCTCCCAGCACACTTGGGGCGTGATGAGTCATCCACGTGCAGGGACCTGAGGCTTGTGGCTGAGGAGCTGCCAAAAATTAAGATGGGAAGATATGTGGGGCCTGACTGTAGATGCCTGGTGAAGGAGTGAAGGAGGAAGCCTGGAGGAATCATCCAAGTATTTCAAGGAGGACCCAGATTTTAAGCCCGGGCCCCTGAGGTCAACACTGGACCAATCCACCTGCTTCTAGGGCTTCTGCTCATCTCAGCTTTCTCTTTGCCCTACCTCTTGCCCCACCTGCCTTCTGTTAGTCTCTGCCCTGGGATCAGCTTTGATGTTGTGGTTCCATGGTTGGCCTGACCCCTGCTTCATCTTTCCACATCAGCTTATCTACCTCCTTCACCGGTGGTAACTCAACTTGACCCCGCTTGGAGCAGGGCCAGGAGTGGGAGGAGACCTGGGTATGCCTGGGTGGGTGGCAGGCACATTTCACAAGAGAAGAGCCAGCAAAGATGAGTTGAACATGTTCTCTATTTAAGTAGAAACACATTTGGAGCTTtaatatatgtcaattctatATGAATGCTTCGGAGAGGAAGAGGATACAAGAGATTTAGAAGACACGGTCCCTACCCTTTAAAGACATATGGTGTGGGTGGGGACACCAGACATTATGAACAAAAGCCAACATCTATTGACTGCTTCCTATGGAATGACTAGTAAACACTCCAAACATTACTCAGGGAGCCTTGGGTTGAAATTCTGCAGGGCTCAGGTAGAAATAATGACGGGAGGCTGCTATTataattatcattaataataataatgatatcagCTTCTGATAGACACCCCT is a window encoding:
- the IL1F10 gene encoding LOW QUALITY PROTEIN: interleukin-1 family member 10 (The sequence of the model RefSeq protein was modified relative to this genomic sequence to represent the inferred CDS: substituted 1 base at 1 genomic stop codon): MCSLPMAIYYIIKDADQKALCTRDRHLLVGDPAADNCRAGMICILPNRGLGHTSFPVFLGIQGGSRCLACVETGEGPSLQLEVRDRALFWGPLQTWAGLQGALASLRSSVDSGQVHTSLLLRFPPSFPAPSTQTLASRTFRGQFPGERATLSGPLLAKPQKPRGLTRNQQSYPTAAFRLEAASXPDWFLCGSAEPQDPVRLTKESEPSACTELYFEQSR